From Eremothecium sinecaudum strain ATCC 58844 chromosome V, complete sequence, a single genomic window includes:
- the ROT1 gene encoding Rot1p (Syntenic homolog of Ashbya gossypii AFL175C; Syntenic homolog of Saccharomyces cerevisiae YMR200W (ROT1)), with protein sequence MIMVPFNIPAILVFCTFLTCSWAEVQSGKDLHGTWSSKSNQVFTGPGFFDPVDELLIEPSLPGISYSFTEDGFYEEAAYRVSGNPRNPSCPVAVLTFQHGKYTILQNGSMVLKPFSVDGRQLVSDPCNDKGKSQYVRYSHDTLFERFTVELDDYHGKQKLQLYAFDGSPLQPLYLAFKPPQMLPTVTLRPTAARGIEITTTNSPKRSLRDTVKRSLENKYKTNAVKKQSVFNSEFYWWCGAALIGVGSLAFFTI encoded by the coding sequence ATGATAATGGTTCCCTTTAATATACCTGCTATACTTGTCTTTTGCACATTTTTAACCTGCTCGTGGGCGGAGGTACAGTCCGGAAAAGACTTACATGGTACATGGTCATCTAAATCGAATCAAGTTTTTACAGGTCCTGGGTTTTTCGACCCAGTAGACGAGCTACTCATTGAACCTTCCTTGCCGGGTATTTCATATTCTTTCACTGAAGACGGATTTTATGAAGAGGCCGCATACAGAGTCTCTGGAAACCCAAGGAATCCAAGTTGCCCGGTAGCAGTCCTAACTTTCCAGCACGGTAAGTACACAATTCTCCAGAATGGTAGTATGGTGCTGAAACCTTTCAGTGTTGACGGAAGGCAGTTAGTTAGTGATCCTTGCAATGATAAGGGAAAATCTCAATACGTTCGCTATAGTCATGACACCTTATTCGAGCGCTTTACTGTTGAACTAGACGACTATCACGGAAAGCAGAAACTTCAATTGTATGCCTTCGATGGTAGTCCCCTACAGCCGCTCTACTTAGCTTTCAAACCTCCACAAATGCTACCAACTGTTACTCTTAGACCAACCGCAGCCCGTGGTATTGAAATAACCACAACTAACAGCCCCAAAAGAAGTCTAAGAGATACTGTTAAACGCAGTCTCGAAAATAAGTACAAGACTAATGCCGTTAAGAAACAATCCGTGTTTAACTCGGAATTTTACTGGTGGTGTGGAGCGGCACTCATAGGAGTTGGTTCTTTGGCATTCTTTACAATTTAA
- the ATG3 gene encoding Atg3p (Syntenic homolog of Ashbya gossypii AFL178W; Syntenic homolog of Saccharomyces cerevisiae YNR007C (ATG3)), whose translation MLRSTLSNWREYLTPVSHQSTFENTGEITPDEFIRAGDYLCHMFPTWQWNDRQPGIAYRDFLPKNKQYLVTRKVPSNVRAAEYVSVEGTDKAGEDSYWVMESTRPIEAGNGEGKAENKGKSSVDIDELLQEMDIEGTDDAENDVVSLGQKYTRYYDLYIAYSTSYRVPKMYLVGFNSDGTPLTPQEMFQDIAPDYRTKTATIEKLPFFKASTVSVSIHPCKHANVMKVLMDKIRTVKQRQQDQNCRREKASNSDSDEEWEDLQQDVDNGLRVDQYMVVFLKFITSVTPGIEHDYTMDGW comes from the coding sequence ATGTTAAGAAGCACTTTATCTAACTGGAGAGAATACTTAACGCCAGTTTCGCACCAATCAACCTTTGAGAACACAGGGGAAATTACTCCAGATGAATTTATTAGAGCCGGGGATTATTTATGCCACATGTTTCCTACATGGCAGTGGAACGATCGGCAACCCGGGATAGCTTACAGGGACTTTTTACCGAAGAATAAGCAGTATCTAGTTACTAGGAAGGTCCCTAGTAATGTCAGGGCAGCGGAATATGTATCTGTAGAGGGGACCGACAAGGCTGGAGAGGACTCTTATTGGGTTATGGAGTCTACCAGGCCGATCGAGGCCGGAAACGGTGAAGGGAAGGCAGAAAATAAAGGGAAGAGCAGCGTTGACATTGATGAGTTGCTGCAGGAAATGGATATTGAAGGTACTGACGATGCTGAGAACGATGTTGTGAGCCTTGGACAAAAATATACCCGGTACTACGATCTATATATAGCCTATTCCACTTCCTACAGAGTTCCCAAGATGTATCTGGTTGGTTTTAATAGTGATGGGACACCCCTCACACCTCAAGAAATGTTTCAAGATATTGCTCCTGATTACCGTACCAAAACTGCAACAATTGAAAAGCTCCCATTTTTCAAGGCGTCTACTGTTTCCGTTTCTATCCATCCATGTAAGCACGCGAACGTGATGAAAGTGTTGATGGATAAGATCAGAACAGTAAAGCAGCGTCAGCAAGACCAAAATTGTCGCCGTGAAAAAGCTAGTAATTCTGACAGTGACGAAGAGTGGGAGGACTTGCAACAGGATGTTGACAACGGATTACGTGTCGACCAATATATGGTGGTATTTCTAAAATTTATTACAAGTGTGACGCCAGGCATCGAACACGACTATACAATGGATGGATGGTGA
- the ERG2 gene encoding C-8 sterol isomerase ERG2 (Syntenic homolog of Ashbya gossypii AFL181C; Syntenic homolog of Saccharomyces cerevisiae YMR202W (ERG2)) yields the protein MRWLGIISALALLSIWMYKAVYTWLPNHYIFDPATINEICNDALAKYDTTSADFNLKDLLTDVRNELASHYGDKFINEMVEEDWLFNNAGGAMGQMLVLHASFSEYLIFFGSMVGTEGHTGIHFADDYFTILHGQQYAANASALTKEVYKPGMTHHLPLGHVKQYGMEPGTFAVELAQGWIPCMLPFGILDTFTSTMDFITLYQTVKVSATNMLRNFLVNRKF from the coding sequence ATGCGTTGGCTTGGAATTATCAGCGCTCTGGCGCTACTGAGTATTTGGATGTATAAGGCCGTTTATACCTGGTTGCCCAACCACTATATTTTTGATCCCGCTACCATAAACGAGATTTGTAATGACGCGTTGGCCAAATACGACACAACATCCGCGGACTTCAACCTAAAGGACCTTCTCACAGATGTTAGAAATGAATTAGCTAGTCATTATGGTGACAAATTTATCAACGAGATGGTAGAAGAAGACTGGCTTTTTAACAACGCCGGTGGGGCAATGGGCCAAATGTTAGTGCTACATGCATCGTTCAGTGAGTACTTGATCTTCTTTGGCTCTATGGTTGGTACGGAGGGTCACACAGGTATCCATTTTGCCGATGACTACTTTACCATTCTTCATGGACAGCAATACGCTGCTAATGCCAGCGCGCTCACGAAAGAAGTATACAAACCTGGAATGACGCACCATCTCCCACTCGGCCATGTAAAGCAATACGGCATGGAACCAGGTACCTTTGCAGTAGAGCTCGCTCAGGGATGGATTCCATGTATGCTACCATTTGGTATTTTAGACACTTTCACCAGCACAATGGACTTTATAACCTTATATCAAACCGTTAAAGTCTCTGCCACCAATATGTTACGTAATTTCCTTGTGAACCGTAAGTTCTAA
- the VPS27 gene encoding ESCRT-0 subunit protein VPS27 (Syntenic homolog of Ashbya gossypii AFL176C; Syntenic homolog of Saccharomyces cerevisiae YNR006W (VPS27)) — translation MNVSSAAQTISELDDCIQRATNESIPNGEIDLSLALEVSDVIRSRRLAPKDCMRSLKKRIMQTRSNANTQLASWKLVEVCIKNGGTPFLKEVCSREFMDCLERTVLSEEIKDNSDLLQLCTRMVFELYTAFKNDSQLNYVVNVYERLQNQGVEFPTDSVNYLNISQAMFDSKTPAEWVDSDACMICSNSFSILNRKHHCRSCGGIFCQEHSSHKLPLPELGIPESVRVCDSCYDGHETRRHYSKKSRKRKQKKNAHHDNEDHEDNELRKAIELSLRESRNSDTVIPNVKSTKEATIKEEEEEDADLKAAIEASLKEHELEKQRRASQVDEVSHAGLPAAQYPTNQLNPSEEDDILLFATLVDKMKGQPASAVLENIQLQQLYQKVLGTRPRLNQALNDTYTKYNSLLDMNAKISEITTSYDAILERQLRNINFSQQYAIPQVPHDPYSYQTTNNRMESTTLEWAPIRQESPTRHVRVPSFVQENRGSSLHVNGLDEILIGPKTVIQPPTPLISEKPSDDPYRLQARNLPAAEPSEPSYVQSTSKHHNETKNNANITGFDFPTVPQQKIQVANDWQSNARDSDIAEKEEEQLLIEL, via the coding sequence ATGAATGTCAGTTCCGCTGCTCAGACCATTTCTGAGCTAGATGATTGCATACAAAGAGCTACAAATGAAAGTATTCCAAATGGTGAAATTGATCTCTCTCTGGCCCTGGAGGTTTCTGATGTTATTAGATCACGAAGATTGGCTCCTAAAGATTGTATGAGGTCTTTGAAGAAGCGCATCATGCAAACTCGTTCAAATGCCAACACTCAGCTTGCGTCTTGGAAGCTTGTTGAGGTTTGCATTAAAAATGGAGGTACACCATTTTTGAAAGAGGTGTGCTCAAGGGAGTTTATGGACTGTTTAGAAAGGACTGTATTATCCGAAGAGATCAAGGATAATAGTGATTTGCTCCAACTATGTACGCGGATGGTTTTTGAACTCTACACAGCGTTTAAAAATGACTCGCAGTTAAACTATGTTGTGAACGTTTATGAAAGATTGCAAAACCAGGGAGTTGAGTTCCCTACGGACTCGGTGAACtatttaaatatttctCAAGCGATGTTTGATTCCAAAACGCCGGCGGAGTGGGTTGATTCGGATGCTTGTATGATTTGCTCTAATTCGTTCAGCATTTTGAATCGGAAGCACCACTGCCGTTCTTGTGGGGGCATATTTTGCCAGGAACATTCCTCGCACAAGTTACCTTTGCCAGAACTAGGAATTCCAGAGTCTGTTAGAGTATGTGACTCCTGTTACGATGGCCATGAAACGAGAAGGCATTATTCCAAGAAGTCCCGGAAACGCAAACAGAAAAAGAATGCACACCACGATAATGAAGACCATGAAGACAATGAATTAAGGAAAGCAATTGAACTTTCTTTGCGAGAATCCCGTAATTCTGACACTGTGATACCTAATGTCAAGAGCACGAAGGAAGCCACCATAaaggaggaggaggaggaaGACGCTGATTTGAAGGCAGCTATTGAGGCAAGTTTGAAGGAGCACGAGCTTGAAAAGCAGAGGAGGGCATCACAAGTAGACGAAGTCTCTCACGCTGGTCTCCCTGCTGCCCAATATCCCACTAATCAACTAAACCCATCTGAAGAAGACGATATATTACTTTTTGCAACTCTTGTTGATAAGATGAAAGGCCAGCCTGCATCCGCTGTCTTGGAAAACATACAGCTACAGCAACTGTACCAAAAGGTTCTTGGTACAAGGCCACGTTTGAACCAGGCTTTGAATGACACATACACTAAGTATAACAGCTTACTGGATATGAACGCCAAAATATCTGAAATAACTACGAGCTACGATGCCATTTTGGAAAGACAGTTAAGGAATATCAATTTTTCACAGCAGTACGCCATTCCGCAGGTCCCACACGATCCTTATTCTTACCAAACCACTAACAATAGGATGGAGAGTACTACTCTGGAATGGGCCCCAATTAGGCAGGAATCACCTACAAGACATGTGAGGGTTCCATCGTTTGTACAAGAGAATCGGGGATCCTCTTTACACGTGAACGGTTTGGATGAAATTCTAATAGGCCCAAAAACTGTCATACAACCGCCAACTCCTCTCATATCGGAAAAGCCTTCCGACGACCCATACCGTCTCCAAGCAAGAAATTTACCCGCCGCAGAACCGTCAGAGCCTTCATACGTACAAAGTACGTCAAAACATCATAATGAAACAAAAAATAATGCTAATATTACTGGTTTCGATTTTCCAACCGTTCCACAGCAGAAAATCCAGGTCGCTAACGATTGGCAATCTAATGCAAGAGATTCAGATATAGCAGAGAAAGAAGAGGAACAACTTCTCATTGAATTGTAG
- a CDS encoding HER159Wp (Syntenic homolog of Ashbya gossypii AFL173C; Syntenic homolog of Ashbya gossypii NOHBY613; No homolog in Saccharomyces cerevisiae; Syntenic homolog of Kluyveromyces lactis KLLA0F06512g) — protein MNATGNNWYYESWSLILYESRLRLFFDEKLVKSWPLDPLTKLCCRFQDTDLLMVIFNDGKFSLVTFDLDSKTFKNADIVSVDYKVSKFEVMWERGIILVADGISGCLYCIDTHRRKNLGYIQTNMIGCNDIYPVDEHSFQVFVSKFDKHTMTNALYLNTYVLQANAEDSIGLGNSIVLNNSLDKHWIIRKGDAFGIISCSPLVNESMIELYVDHSTAPFISQHFPNMTINAAQFLDDAWSLVLVTNSIAISLYRPLDLAIVDTVELKDYGRKPVRVRKSGEGVIDETLLQVNEIAYEWDGSIEGPDSMRVVVPEKGTINNTENHKTEEESSGITLLTAQKQQICALFAGRANTIFKFDLLEGPSEQLRDVFLCISLPENIIGLAPKRLCFTDSDRCYSIK, from the coding sequence ATGAACGCTACAGGGAACAATTGGTACTATGAATCATGGTCTTTGATCCTTTATGAAAGTAGATTGCGTTTattttttgatgaaaaGCTAGTTAAAAGCTGGCCTCTTGACCCATTAACTAAGCTCTGCTGCCGGTTTCAGGATACTGATCTACTAATGGTGATATTTAACGACGGCAAATTCAGTTTGGTAACGTTTGACTTGGATAGTAAGACTTTTAAGAACGCTGACATTGTGTCAGTGGATTATAAGGTATCTAAGTTTGAGGTTATGTGGGAGAGGGGTATTATTTTGGTCGCAGATGGGATCAGCGGCTGTTTGTATTGCATAGACACCCACAGAAGAAAGAATCTCGGCTATATCCAGACGAATATGATAGGATGCAATGACATATACCCAGTTGATGAGCACAGCTTTCAAGTCTTTGTGAGTAAATTTGACAAACACACCATGACCAATGCACTTTATTTGAATACTTATGTATTACAAGCCAATGCTGAAGATAGTATTGGGCTTGGGAACTCAATTGTGCTAAACAATAGTTTAGATAAACATTGGATTATTAGGAAGGGTGATGCCTTTGGGATAATTTCGTGTAGCCCGCTTGTTAACGAAAGTATGATAGAACTGTATGTGGACCACAGCACCGCGCCGTTTATTTCGCAGCACTTTCCAAATATGACCATAAACGCAGCACAGTTTCTCGACGATGCATGGAGTTTAGTGCTGGTTACAAACTCGATAGCAATATCTCTTTACAGACCGCTGGACCTGGCGATAGTGGACACTGTGGAGCTAAAAGACTATGGACGAAAACCAGTCAGAGTGCGGAAATCTGGCGAAGGGGTCATCGACGAAACATTACTTCAGGTAAACGAAATTGCGTACGAATGGGATGGCAGTATTGAAGGTCCGGATTCAATGCGAGTAGTTGTGCCTGAAAAAGGCACCATCAACAACACCGAGAACCATAAGACAGAGGAAGAATCTAGCGGAATAACGTTATTGACAGCTCAGAAGCAGCAGATCTGTGCATTGTTTGCAGGTCGCGCGAATACTATTTTCAAGTTTGACCTGCTAGAAGGTCCATCTGAACAATTACGTGATGTGTTTTTATGTATATCCCTCCCGGAGAATATCATTGGACTAGCTCCGAAACGGTTATGTTTCACAGATTCCGATCGCTGCTATTCTATCAAGTAA
- the LRO1 gene encoding phospholipid:diacylglycerol acyltransferase (Syntenic homolog of Ashbya gossypii AFL179C; Syntenic homolog of Saccharomyces cerevisiae YNR008W (LRO1)): MSTIKRKKRPSTSLSDSDKRNFQAIDEKDSESEVIDQDSDHKHWNESRRVIFSLGALLGLLIALYVGTNVDRQTYEGLDKYVNFESLQEYMVDLKDSVPSTLSALIADFQLTNFHKPHEDLTTNFAVGRQLRRELNLTSKHPVIMVPGVTSTGIESWGLHKSSECDSEPHFRKRLWGSFYMLKTMVLEKSCWLKHVMLDPETGLDPSNYTLRAAQGFEAADFFVAGFWIWNKVLQNLGAIGYEPNKMITAAYDWRLAYLDLERRDQYFSKLKRDIELSYDLTGEKTVLIGHSMGAQVIYYFLKWVEADGEYYGNGGDGWVEKYIDSFVNVAGTLLGVPKTVPALISGEMKDTIDLNSLAMYGLEKFFSRKERLEMLQTWGGIPSMLPKGGNLVWGNMSYSVEDVVSNNTDTYGNFIRFEHDPNELSPRNLTMEGAIEYILKFSPPWLQKRIHDQYSFGYAKSREELENNEKHHSHWTNPLEVALPNAPNMKIYCLYGVGNPTERAYVYQEDSKSSGLNVTIAYDSNPPVFFTDGDGTVPVLTHAMCHKWAQGPSPYNPANISVTIVEMLHQPERFDIRGGAKSAEHVDVLGRAELNEYILKIAAGKGSSIASHYITNMTEWTRILSFPL; the protein is encoded by the coding sequence ATGAGTACAATTAAGCGAAAGAAGCGCCCTTCTACGTCGCTTAGTGATTCAGACAAGCGAAATTTTCAAGCTATAGATGAAAAGGACTCAGAAAGTGAAGTAATAGACCAAGATTCAGATCACAAACATTGGAATGAATCGCGGCGGGTTATTTTTTCACTTGGTGCGTTATTAGGGTTGTTGATTGCATTGTATGTGGGTACAAATGTTGATAGGCAGACATATGAAGGGTTGGATAAATACGTGAATTTTGAGTCTTTACAGGAGTATATGGTGGACTTGAAGGATTCAGTTCCGTCTACTCTTTCTGCTCTCATTGCTGATTTCCAATTGACAAACTTTCACAAGCCTCATGAAGACCTGACGACGAATTTTGCAGTTGGGCGTCAGTTACGGAGAGAATTGAACTTAACTAGTAAACACCCGGTTATAATGGTTCCCGGAGTTACTTCTACTGGTATTGAATCTTGGGGGCTACATAAGTCCTCTGAGTGTGACAGTGAACCTCACTTTAGGAAACGTTTATGGGGCTCATTTTACATGTTGAAGACTATGGTACTTGAAAAGTCGTGCTGGCTAAAACATGTGATGCTGGATCCCGAAACGGGGCTTGACCCAAGTAATTACACCCTCCGAGCAGCGCAAGGGTTTGAGGCAGCAGATTTTTTTGTTGCGGGCTTTTGGATTTGGAACAAGGTACTCCAGAACTTGGGTGCTATTGGATATGAGCCTAATAAGATGATCACTGCAGCATACGATTGGCGGCTTGCTTATCTTGATTTGGAACGCCGTGATCAGTATTTTAGCAAGCTGAAGCGTGATATCGAACTAAGCTATGATTTGACTGGTGAGAAAACTGTGCTTATCGGCCATTCTATGGGAGCGCAGGTGATCTACTACTTTTTGAAATGGGTCGAAGCCGATGGTGAATACTATGGAAATGGTGGTGACGGTTGGGTTGAAAAATATATAGACTCATTTGTCAATGTGGCAGGGACTTTACTTGGTGTGCCGAAGACAGTTCCTGCGCTAATCAGCGGCGAGATGAAAGATACGATCGATCTGAACTCCTTGGCAATGTATGGTCTAGAAAAGTTCTTCAGCCGTAAAGAGCGTCTTGAAATGCTTCAGACATGGGGTGGAATCCCATCAATGCTGCCTAAGGGCGGCAATCTTGTCTGGGGTAACATGAGCTACTCTGTGGAGGACGTGGTTAGCAACAATACAGACACGTATGGTAATTTCATTAGGTTTGAACATGACCCAAACGAATTATCTCCTCGTAATCTCACTATGGAAGGTGCTATAGAATACATATTGAAGTTTTCGCCCCCATGGTTGCAGAAGCGTATCCACGATCAATACTCATTTGGATATGCTAAATCACGGGAAGAACTTGAGAACAACGAGAAACATCACTCTCACTGGACGAATCCCTTGGAAGTGGCGCTCCCCAACGCTCCCAACATGAAAATATACTGTCTATACGGAGTTGGTAACCCCACAGAGCGAGCTTATGTCTACCAGGAGGACAGTAAGTCTTCAGGTCTCAACGTTACAATAGCTTACGATAGCAATCCTCCGGTTTTCTTCACAGACGGTGACGGTACTGTACCAGTTCTAACTCATGCAATGTGTCACAAATGGGCACAGGGCCCTTCACCTTATAACCCTGCGAACATTTCCGTCACCATTGTAGAGATGTTGCACCAGCCCGAGCGTTTTGATATAAGAGGCGGTGCCAAGAGCGCTGAACATGTTGATGTTCTAGGAAGAGCAGAATTAAACGAGTATATTCTTAAAATAGCTGCTGGCAAAGGGAGCTCCATTGCATCCCATTATATTACCAACATGACAGAATGGACTAGAATATTATCATTCCCACTTTAA
- the CLN1 gene encoding cyclin CLN1 (Syntenic homolog of Ashbya gossypii AFL174C; Syntenic homolog of Saccharomyces cerevisiae YPL256C (CLN2) and YMR199W (CLN1)) translates to MSPATVPAGLIVNAKQKYYPIELSNAELLAHYETVQDYHHEISENVLEHSSRVKPDPKLIDQQPEMNPIQTRSIIVSFAFELSLKTRVTNGIFFHTIRLYDRYCSKRVVLRDQSKLVIGTCLWLAAKTWGGCNHIINNVVVPTGGRFYGPNPRARIPRLSELVHYCGGSHLFDESMFAQMERNILDTLSWDIYEPMINDYVLNVDENCLIQYELYKKQLEHSRRYATSKRDSQDSAATEDDLSEEDQDLNAKIQLINIKTFLIDLSVWQYDLLKYEVFEASHGIFSIINELMQQDLAPVLLTPIPTPSHEAAVLNIFVNAVIDCPPELLDAYQNKLGVLQFVAQVKDYHLALHKKLQLAAAMDLSKSSTFYEPPSIPSPTYSQRSNCTPLRTTSNSENSVFSSVSNQQSPLTPQIYSFCVPKQNSVGGSTTSVNSISKVARDRDGCEVSVIGAEDKENHDPVPHRVKFPGHNNFYGVTDDESNICNSNRSSLVSLALGNMNSLV, encoded by the coding sequence ATGAGCCCAGCAACTGTTCCTGCAGGGTTAATTGTTAATGCCAAACAGAAGTACTATCCAATCGAACTATCAAATGCTGAATTACTTGCACATTATGAGACAGTGCAAGATTATCATCATGAGATTTCAGAAAATGTGTTGGAACACTCGTCGAGAGTCAAACCTGACCCTAAACTAATTGACCAGCAACCAGAGATGAACCCTATACAAACCAGGAGTATTATAGTCAGCTTCGCTTTTGAATTATCTTTAAAGACCAGAGTTACGAACGGTATTTTCTTTCATACAATTAGGCTCTATGACCGCTACTGTTCCAAACGTGTCGTCCTGCGAGACCAGTCCAAGCTAGTCATCGGGACCTGTTTGTGGCTAGCGGCAAAAACATGGGGAGGCTGTAATCATATTATAAACAACGTTGTTGTTCCCACCGGTGGAAGATTTTATGGACCCAATCCGAGAGCCCGTATTCCAAGGCTATCGGAACTGGTCCACTACTGCGGTGGCTCTCATCTCTTCGACGAGTCTATGTTTGCTCAAATGGAGAGGAACATTCTTGATACACTCTCATGGGATATTTACGAACCAATGATAAATGATTACGTTCTCaatgttgatgaaaatTGTTTAATACAATATGAGCTTTATAAAAAGCAGTTGGAACACAGCAGGAGGTATGCGACAAGCAAGAGGGACTCCCAGGATAGCGCAGCCACTGAAGACGATCTTTCGGAGGAAGACCAGGACTTGAATGCGAAGATACAACTAATCAACATCAAAACATTCCTGATCGACCTCTCTGTATGGCAATACGATTTGCTGAAATACGAGGTCTTCGAGGCTTCCCACGGCATTTTTTCCATTATTAATGAGTTAATGCAGCAGGACTTAGCACCTGTTCTGCTAACTCCTATCCCAACCCCATCGCACGAGGCCGCTGTCCTAAACATCTTTGTCAACGCTGTCATCGACTGCCCACCTGAATTACTAGATGCATACCAAAATAAGTTGGGCGTCCTACAATTTGTGGCACAGGTCAAAGACTACCACCTTGCACTACACAAGAAGCTCCAATTGGCAGCAGCCATGGACCTATCCAAGAGCTCTACTTTTTACGAACCGCCTTCAATACCGTCACCCACATATTCTCAGCGCTCGAACTGCACACCGCTCCGGACAACAAGCAACTCAGAAAACAGTGTTTTCAGCTCTGTTTCTAACCAGCAGTCTCCACTAACGCCCCAAATATACTCTTTCTGCGTTCCAAAACAGAATAGCGTGGGCGGCAGCACTACTAGCGTCAACAGCATCTCCAAAGTAGCGAGAGATAGAGACGGATGTGAGGTCAGCGTTATTGGCGCGGAAGATAAAGAGAACCACGATCCTGTACCACATAGGGTAAAGTTCCCCGGTCATAATAATTTTTATGGCGTAACAGATGACGAATCTAATATCTGCAATAGCAATAGATCTTCACTTGTATCTCTTGCCTTAGGCAATATGAATTCGTTGGTATAG
- the RAD14 gene encoding DNA repair protein RAD14 (Syntenic homolog of Ashbya gossypii AFL177W; Syntenic homolog of Saccharomyces cerevisiae YMR201C (RAD14); 1-intron in Ashbya gossypii), producing MVLTAEQKAAIDANRRRALERLKQRGITKSAGVATVGNSGATPSRASVSTRHLAQEIERTITGNEGSKRDNSAIGNGGSASRNSTSNLGEITSAKKQWIAPSIRRQDYIEYDFSTMKDANGGFISNEAEREWGDNNDREKTLEDWRREQRERRALYEDAPPPLDLSLIPKCTECNINVEMDPIMKEVFHLQVCKTCVRAHPEKYSLLTKTECKEDYFLTDPELNDNTLFDRLDKPNPHSGTFARMQLFVRCKVEEFAFKKWGGEEGLDKEWQRREEGRLQRREKKYQQQVKEMRLKTRAQEYTNRLQEKKHGKKHVHQFSAPVEGGANEDGIPVSKRRCVECGLEISEILM from the exons ATGGTATTGACAGCGGAACAGAAAGCTGCTATT GATGCTAATCGAAGAAGGGCTCTAGAGAGGTTAAAACAGCGTGGCATTACGAAGTCAGCTGGAGTGGCGACTGTAGGTAATTCAGGGGCTACGCCTTCTAGGGCATCTGTTTCTACTAGACACCTGGCGCAGGAGATAGAGCGTACTATCACAGGAAATGAAGGCTCCAAAAGGGACAATTCTGCCATCGGAAATGGGGGATCGGCTAGTAGGAATTCCACATCGAATTTAGGGGAAATAACGAGTGCTAAAAAACAATGGATTGCGCCTTCGATCAGAAGGCAGGACTATATTGAATACGATTTCTCCACGATGAAGGATGCAAACGGTGGATTTATTAGTAATGAGGCTGAGCGCGAATGGGGAGACAATAATGATAGGGAAAAGACTTTGGAAGACTGGCGGCGCGAGCAGCGTGAACGGAGGGCGCTGTACGAGGATGCGCCGCCGCCATTGGATCTTTCGCTAATTCCGAAGTGTACAGAATGTAATATCAACGTAGAAATGGACCCTATCATGAAAGAAGTATTTCACTTGCAGGTGTGTAAGACATGTGTAAGAGCACACCCTGAGAAGTACTCTTTGCTTACAAAGACTGAATGTAAGGAGGACTATTTTCTGACGGATCCAGAATTGAACGATAATACGTTGTTTGACAGGCTGGATAAACCCAATCCACATTCCGGGACATTTGCTAGGATGCAGCTGTTTGTTAGATGCAAAGTTGAGGAATTCGCATTCAAGAAGTGGGGAGGTGAAGAGGGCTTAGACAAGGAATGGCAGCGACGTGAGGAAGGTAGATTACAGCGACGTGAAAAGAAGTACCAACAACAAGTTAAGGAAATGAGACTGAAAACAAGGGCACAAGAGTATACAAATCGACTACAGGAAAAGAAACATGGTAAAAAGCATGTACATCAATTCAGTGCTCCCGTTGAAGGAGGCGCGAATGAAGATGGGATACCAGTTTCTAAAAGAAGATGTGTTGAATGTGGCCTAGAAATTAGTGAGATATTAATGTAA